AGACGTCTGGCATGCAAACTAAACTGTTACCTCAGTTTGGCTGATATATCACAGATATAATTGTATCAGTAAATAACAAGAAACTACAgtacagaaatgtcaaagataTGTGTTAAGATAATTTAAATACAGAGTAgtcattacatagtttgtccatcAGCAATGacaagattttttaaaaaggtaaaatgtaCCGCTCAATACAAATCCTCTAAACTCTTAAACTAATTCAAGGGATTGTTATAaacttggagaaaaaaaagttataaaatgaATATCGGCTGATATATTGATATTCTGTATTGACCTAAAATAATCAGTCGGGCTCTAACATGCAAACTTCTGGTGCACTAACTGTACTAACAGGATCATGCATGGTGTTACATTCTGTCTACATATCATTTTGATTCATTAATCATGCTGTCGGGCTTCAGACTTCTGGGTGTATTTCTTGTACTTCCCCTGCAGTCATTAGTTTCCATTTATTTCTGAATACCAATTATACTCTTGAAACCTGCTAGATTTGTTGGaacattaaattatttatatttaattgttGTTATGGGGAAATGCATTGTAATGTTGTCAAACCAGATAACTACATTACCAGACAACAATAATGAAACTTGGACAATAATGAAGACTTTGATGAGTCTGCTAATTGATTTTCAGACCATGAATGGAAACCGGTGGACACATGGAAGAcaggaaaaatgcaaaaacacaaacagcatgatttacaatataatgagtgttttcatgttttgttgttcaAGAGATATCACGGGTATCTTCCTTTAAACACTGCTGCATTAGTTACAACATTTAGCCCCAAATACTCTGGTGACTGAGGGTCCAAAGAGGTCCAAAGTCTGAAAtgcctttcttcttcttcttcttgtctgtcaTCTGTAATGGAAATGAtagaaatgaaaggaaacttCTTCTCCGACAGTTCAGCTGGTGACTTTTGAACTTATTTTCATCTGTCAGGACGTcttcatgcaaaaaaaatctgcctttaCAATCTGCTGCACTGGTTCTTGTACAGCTTTGTCTATGCTCAAACATTGTCAGCGTTAATAAATGGCTATGCACTGCAAGGAATATCTGAACCATGTGACTGTTTGTGTAACTCTCTCAACTAAGATTAATCAACAAGGATTAAAACTGTAGTAGGATCTTATGTAGTTGTGtatagttttaaatgttttcgaTACCTGTGTCAATACAATACCTGAGTTTCAGTATCCATACCAAAATTATACTTTTCAATACTTCACACAGGAATGAAGGAAAAACTTTCCATCTAACAAAATTAGGGCTGCAcctaacgattattttcatcatcatttagtctgatgattattttcttgattagtcgTCTATGAAATGTCcgaaaatggtaaaaatgttgtttactgttttccaaagcccaagttgacatcttcagatgtcttcttttgtcctgaccagTAATCCACAACTCAAAGAAATTTAACTTATTATCaaaaagaaaccagaacatattcacatttgagaaactggaataggaaaatgtggacatttttgcttaaaaatgactcaaaacaattaatcaatcatcaaaaaaGTTAATCCAAAGTTAATTTACTGGCGATTGATTAATCGTTCCAGCTTTAAACAAAATAagccaaacttctcaaatgtatcagggtttcattttgttttatacaaCTTTGCCTAAATAAAATACAGCCCTAAAATTAGTAAGATGATTATATCAGGATATATCTGATGgaagaatagaatagaataacaATCTGACAGTATCACAAGCCAAGTGTCCCACAACCTGTTTTTAATCACCATTTTTCTTCACAATTCGCTGTTCCGGACTCATCGAACACCATTAATTCAACGCCATACAGTGTCCAGCATATAACAACACCAGTCAAAAACACTCCTCCTGTGCGGCGCTGGCTTGTGATATTAAGTTCCTACTTTCTGAACAATTTTCAACACATGCTGCTAGAGAAAATGAATTTGGTCGGTAACCAAAAAGGTGTTCAACAAGAAAACTGCAAACTCAAACTGTGAAACAAATGACGCACTTTCACTTCCGTTTGGAAACACACTGTGCTGTTACGGATCCAGAACATCTAACATCTACTCTAACTTATAGTCATAGTTTAATGATATCATTGTGAAGGtggtaaaatgtgttttttctgcttttatacGAAAAGATACAAATTACTCTAAATTGAACTGTGAATATAAGAACTAAACTccatcacacaaacactgatgacCAGAAGTTTGCATGATGGATCATATCAATTTCCTAATTATCATCATCGCTTTAACTGCACTTTAGACCACATCCGAAACATTATTGTGAATTAGCTCATGTGATGACGTGAAACATGAGGCGGAAAGCTAATATTTCAGAGAAAAGCTACTCACCATTAGCTCGGTGAAACTTGTTTGTTGCAGTAGCTGGAAAACTGAAACTTGCGGCGCAGCGAAGTTAAAGTACCGAGAAACAAGCCTCCATGATTGCTCATGTCTAGATAAATGCATTACAGAAAGCCATAAAGAAAACTGCAGGAAATTGCTTGTCATAAGTGACAAAAAGCAAACGTATACAGGCTTTCATCTTAGTGTGAGAGCTGATTCCTCTAAATGGCTGCAGACATGAGAAGTTTCAAACTGTTAAATCCTGAATTTCATATCATAGAAAAGTTTGTAGGTTGTTTTTTcaactaaaaaccaaaaaaaaagtgaatgtgCTAGTtctatacattatatacatttatatcaaTACTGTATTATGATGAAATTTGTTATCTTTTCATATCATgctgctgtgaggctgcacttaaACACAGTAGAGctacaactgaggctgatgggaatgtcattagttttgcaggcaTTTTATCTTACACCAAAACAAATAAggattttgacctgatgatggcccTTGATGGAAAGTTAGAGGatcacttattattattacaattcattGTGAGAGGGATATGatttgactgactgattgaccTTGGCAATCCATCAACAGTTGTAACATTTAATGCCGatccacaaatgtcaacttgatggtggcactagatgaaaagtcagggcaacaccaaagtcagtaggattaaACCTCTTGGGACTATGAACGTCTGTCCCAAATTTCATCTTAATCCATCtgatagtttttgagatatttcattatttatttattttgagcgctttgagtggtcggaagaccagaaaggcgctatacaagtacagtccatttaccatttaccattcaGCCTGGACCAAACTGGTGGACCAACCCACTGACAGACGTagagataaaaaacaaaaatacgaTGTAAATTGTTGAATTATTAATGCACTAACTCTACTTACAGTTCTCTTGAGATGTATCACTTTATAATACATAATGTATTTACATTACTAATACATAGTGCACTGTCCTCATTTGCCTTCTCTTTGACTGATCAGTTCGTTTTAGGAAATTAACTGttgaaacaaaaactgaaattcatttttttaacctgAAAAACATGCAGAGGAGGTGGAAGTTTTCTCAGCCTTGAGTGTTGCCTTCAGTCCAACAACCCATGGatgtgttaaaggaccagtggacagaatttagtggcatctagcggaacggacctggcagaaatggaataatattcataagtatgtttttatttgtgtttaatcacctggaactaagaatcattgtgttttcgttaccttagaatgagcctttatatctactCAGGGAGCAGGTCgtcttccacggagcccgccatgttgcactgccatgtttctacggtaGCTCAGAccggacaaaccaaacactggctctaaagagggccttttgcatttttcatgcGCTTCACAGGCACCATAGGttttcctacatgcttggaagggagGGTGTATTCACTCGGTTGcgatctgcaacctcactgctagatgccactaaatctcaCATACTGGTGCTTTAAGACAGCTGGATACGGCGCCACCACTAAGCCTTGCTGCCAGTTTTTCACAGTGTTAattataaaagagacgtctataaaactgttgacaggacatctaaaactgcaaataaggtcaattatgactctttgtattgtgaatttttaaaccatgaaggttgtatatttgtaaaactttcccagAACctagaaaagtgattttaaagttttataatTGGGGCAGCAGGAAACCATATTCAGAGGGTCTCACAACACGTAAGCAAACACGGGAAGCTAGAAAACTGTTTTAGCTCACGCGCCAGGTGAGCTATTTTCATTAGAGTGATTGGGCTCCATCTTTGAGTCCGGTATCCAGTTCCTATACATCCACAGTACAACCTCCATAAATAAGACAGGAAACCCATGAAAGCAGTGATaattaaaatcaacattttgatCAATTACTCCTCTGAAAATGTCTcagaaaatgttcttaaatgtgagaTTATCATTAACTGAACCTGAAATATCTGTATCTTGATCTCAAAAGCGCTGAAATGACTTGACTAGAATAGTTGGAGTCGACACAACAAGTAATGTTGTGTTAGCGTGTAATCAACCAGCCTTCGGTTTTCAACGGAAAAATGATGAGAAATGCAGCGGACTAATGCAGCAATTAGGAGGAATATGAGACAAATACGTTTGCTGTAATGCACATCACATTTGTTTCACTGTGACTGAACCTCTGTCTTTatgaacatgaaaaatattaatctTTGTTCTCTGTGACAATTTCTACACTTCAGTGTTTACTGACAAAACTGTTAACCCCTTAATAAGCACCCTGATTTTTATGCACAAGCCTAAAAGTGACATATCTAGAATTAAATGGTTGCTGTTCTTGAACCGTTTTGATCCTGGTCTCCTCTGAATGTCAACAGTTTGGAGGGTTTGAATTACTTTTAGCGATAGTGAAGCAAATTTACAGAGGTAAAAACTCGCCTCTCCCTCCTTTATTTTTTGActttagttgttttgtttgcagtgCTGCTACAAAAGTTGTCACAGTGATTTTGGGAACTTGATGTAGTGATGTATCGTTTGAGGATTAAATTGGATTCAACCCAAATAAGACGACAAACCCGAGCCTCTTGGTCCATATTCAGCTACCAGAAATGTTCCTGCTTCTACTGAACTGAACATCAAGTCGAAAAGGTTTCTCTGAAGGATGTTACGGGGACAAAAGTCTTCATCATAATCAGATTTCCAAAGTTTAAATGAGGAAAACTCATAAACAGCACTCACATTGTGTCCATCAGACACcataaattaattaacatttcttTTCCCATTTCCACTTCCAACCACCAGATATCAGAAACCGCAGGACGCTTCTATCCTTCATCTTCTCTCAGCGGCAGAGACCGCGACAAAATGCTTCTGCAAAAAGCAGTTAGTCTAAACGTAAAAAATCACTGACAGCCAAAAACCTGCAGGCTCCTGATTTATTatatacattaaaaatgtacaagaagaaaaaagccGTAACTTTGGACTCttggaaattataacaggcGTTTTATAGacaactgattaattgattaatgaagaaaatattcagcagtttaatcagtaatgaaaataattgttagttgcagcctttttTAATATACAATAGATAGCGTGTTCCTATCAAACAGAAGTGTACATGCTTTTAAAAttttaaggaatagtttgacattttgggaaatacgcttatttgctttttcttgctgagaattagatgagaagattgataccacgCTTAAATAtgagagtgatattgatcttctcatctaactcttggcctgccaaaatgtcaaactattctttgaAAAAGGTTCATTATCAGAggcatgcatgtgttttttacacgtattttgtgtgaatgcatgtcAGGGACGCAACTCAGATACTCAACTTCAGAAACAACAATAAgatggaaatggaaaaatactacattacaagTAGAAGGTCTGAGTTCAgatttttacttgagtaaaagtaaaCAAGACTTAACAGTTAAATGTCCCAAAGTATCCAAAATGAAAGCGATGACTGTAAAGAAGAACAGACTTCTGGTGAAAACATCATATCAGTTTTGgggatttttatgttttcagttaaaaaaaaatacataaatattaaaagtaaaaaggaagaaatgaaagaaagtgacatggaaagagagaaagaggaaaacaaagatttatttatattctccAGCTGAGAGTTTCTTCTGATAACTTCCAACCAAGCAGCATATGAAGGTGAACAGGAGACTCAAGTCTAAACTACAAACCAGTTTCCAGTTTGGTGTCCCAGAGTTTTTTCCACCGTTGGAGGCCTTTAGGACGTGTGAGTGAAGCCCAGCGCGACACGTCACTGTgaaatcacttcctgtttgttgcTGCAGGTCTGTCTGTAGTCTCTCTCCTTCATGTAGGTCACGTCGTCCAGCAGCCTCGTCCGAACAGACTCATCCACCGTCATCTCAAGAGTCACCTCTTTGAACACCTGACACACCGACTCCTGCAAACAGACACAAGGACGATGGTCAGAGTCTCTTACAGGATTTTTGTACCTTAATGTCCTGTCAGTCACTTCGCTCAATGAGTTTATGTGGATTATTATACCTCGTGGAAGTGGAGCTTCTTGAACATGGCGATGCTGACCTCGTTGTCCAGCCCGATTTTCGCTTGAAACTTTTTAATCCCGAGTTTGGTGACTCCTGGTGGAAGACAAAGCATTGATCACCATTCACAGAAGGTTTAATGAGTAATTTATGCTAAAAAGCTGTATGTCGCTGCCTTTTTCAAGCCTGTCACACCCcgacagtgatgtcacagtgtcctGGAGTACACCTGTACATCACAGCggcaaggtgagaagttaaaccaccAGAGGTCGACAAAAACAAGACGTTCAGGAGTTGTTAAGTTACTGTTTAGCTAGATTAgttggttagggttagttacCTTTTTACTTAATTATAACaagtaaaactattaaacacagctttaaaaatcaaattaaaaaaaggtcTACACTATATTTCTTATGCATTTCTGTCAGCACATAAATATTATACAACAATGTGGTCACATTACAACATTTTCAGATATTCAGCCAATTAATAGTGAATAAAATTAATTGTCTTaggatacattttttacatagaTACCATGTGCCATAATAGGATATATCTTAGTTCAATTTGCCACCTGTGTGATGACAGGTGCAGCcttgtaaatgtacagtaattcACAAATGGTGATTTTAGACATTTAAGGCATTTTAATGTATAAATTAAAAGGagtttttttatggtttttaaacTGTGCAAATAATCCCTAAAATACCTTAATATAGTTAAATCCATTAATTatcccttttaaaaaaaacattaataaataccTGAATTCCATCATTATTCACAGATAATTTGGTGAAATTTTACGGTAAAAAATTAAAGGATTCGGTTTCATAGTGAAAACCAAAATGATaaactgaaagatgctaaaacgctccGTAGCTctaagaggagctgcagagtcgggtgatttctgtggttttgtcactacaagcaacatGTTTCACATTACTCGTAGTTATTTGATCCACTGTTAATGTAAAattattgattagagcagctttaaagtcCTTATTTTATCTGCACACAAACTATGTCAACCTCTCTTCTCCCtactgtaaataacaaaacaacttttaacaaatgttaaaaaatatttaaaaggtaTTTTGTAAGCAGCTCACCGTAACACATCATCATGCACGTCACCTCCTTTCCGATGCCTTTGCCTCTGTAACTTGGCTCTGTTAAAAACAAGAAACCCaatcaacatgaaaaaaaatcagtagttaagtgaaaataaagttgaaatagttcaaatataaaaagaaaaatgtaagttGCTTCTCTTTGTTCAGTAAGTCTTTGCGTCACCTGCTATCATGATCTCCAGCTCAGCCAATGACGGGTCTGATGGGTCGGTCAGGAAGATGTTGACATCTCCCATCATGCACTGCTCCTCCTTTACACTGGAGTCCGCCCACCGCTGCTTGTCCAATATGATAAACGTGCACTCTGGCGAGACAGAattacaaaaatatcaaataaaaatagattttctttGAGTGAaggttgaaatatttcagttgtGTGTGACCTCAGGatgatgttttctgttattttcacagATCAAATGAGACATTAAGAATTACCTAAAAAAGACTTATGCAAATAAATCTGAAGgatgatggtaaaaaaaaaactttaaaaaggttGAGTGTCACTTTAAACCTTGAAAACTGATGAAGGATTTCTGTTGAAACATGCCGGCTGATCCTACTTGCGACATCACAGGTTGCAAACGTCACTGGGTGAGTTTTCCTTCTtggattgtttcattttaaaacatttataggctttaatatgtaaaaatatccAGTAATTCACAAGCTAAAAGAAATTAATTCACTAAATTAATTACAAGCagcccctcagatttatcttgtgctGCTTTTGCTTATGATCAggtgattttgttgttgttttattttaattaacttttacAGGCGTTACATTTTCAAAGATAAGAAGAACatctaaaaaaataattgaagtCAAACGGAGTTCGACCCCAGATCGTAACTGCTGCTTTAAAAGGATTTATAAAAAGtgaaagtgttgtttttgttgtgcacTTTTCCTGCAGGTGACGTCTTACTGTCATTATCTtccctccagctcctctgcaTGTCGTACTCTTGTTCCAGAGTCAGCGGCTCTGAAGCCgtcagctgctgcagctcaggagACTTCATCCACTCGTGATACCTGACAGGCAGAAACACGTCGGTGAGGCTGAAAGTTTCCACAAGTTCaactcagtgtttttttcctgaTACCTTCAACTTTAAAACCAGTTTCACCAAACTCCAGTTAATGGGaaacttgaataaaaatacTGGAGCTAAACCACATAAAATTTTCAAACAGGTACTTAATATCATATTAAGACGAtaatatgatgattttttatatcatgtttcagatttatgaaacatttattctatttgtgagaacattaaaaagatgatttcacagtttttctcGGTACAGACCTCTTGACCTCAGTCTGGGTGACGATAACCCTTCAACTAATCACAAGATGATTAAAGAAAAATAGGCCTGTTTCCAGGTTGTAAGTTATGCTAGACAGACCTCTCAAAGTTGTTCATAATTTTATACAAAAGATACacataaaatagtgaaacacCACTAAGATAAAAATTaataaaccaaactaaacaaaGGCTAATCTAAGCCGATATTGGCTTATTGCAGATGAATCAGTGTTTGTGTAGACAGTATGTCTGCTGATAAATGACAGGAAAGTGAAGTAGTGAACAGATTTATTCTGAAACAATGTCACCATTTTATAGTTTTTCCCGCCAGAGAAGAGTTTATTATTCATCCTGCTCTGAATGTTTCTTGGTCATAATTGTCACAAAACTACAAATTCAAGGGAACCTTATCAACAATATTTAATGATGTAATAGGTTGTTTAAAGAAAATTACtctcaaatacaaaatactCTCCAATAAGAAACTGCAGCTGCAGTGATAAGTCGTTTATCAATTAGTTGTCACTTATTAAACTAAGTGCCAactctatgacagtaaactgggaaacagtgatcatcatttttcacaattttctgatatttttatagaccaaacaataaatccattaatcaataataaaaataattgttagttgcagccttgaaagaaaccagaaaatattcacatttaagaagctggaaccagaaaatttgggcattttttcatagaaaatgactcaaaacgatgaattgattatcaaaatcgTTGGCGATTAAAGTTCTGAAGATCAGATtaacttattgattaatcgactaatttaCTAATTTTTGCAACTttataacaaaaagaaaaacatcctaAATAACAATCAAGCACTGAGAGTATGTAGAATAATAAAGGCAGCTTTTAAGGCTCATTAAAAAGCATCAAATGATAATAATTAGGaaggaaacagaataaaagagacaaacagatgttttaaaGACTTCTGGCAGCAGAGGTGATGTTACCTGGGCACGTGCTCTGTGTTGTAAGGAACCAACACGACTTTGTGTCCTTCCAGtaaagtgttttcatttatccTCATGATGAAAACCTGATATAAACCACTATTATCACTGGTAACTTCAACAATTGGTCACGTTTGTGTCCATGATCAcaacagaacagcagcagctctttCAGGACTTCCGCCTTTATTCACACTCGGTGGTTAAAACCGAAGCTGCGTTCACGGACACAAAGGAAGAAGTCTCCACCTGCTGGACAACATCTGGAAGTGTTGAAGATCTGCTAAAGTCTGGTCAGGTTCCTCCTCaccttgttctgttttctgCCTTTTAGAAATGTATGAcatagataaaaataaataaatagcctCAATATGCGCCACAGTCTGAACAATacatatacaaaatacatttaatagcTAGATGTCTCATACATCAGTGCCTCTCTCAGCTCTTATGGTTTAACCCTCCCTCCCATCCTAAGAGTCAGGCCTCGCCAGACGGTTGTAAAAGACGgttgagaaaagaagaaaaaactatgttctaatacaaaaaaaatcagtatttatGGTTGAAACAACTTTTTTGATGGAGCCGCTAACAGCTCAACCAGCTAGAAGGGAACGTTCCCACAACATTGGCCAACGTTACCTACAACGTTACCTACAAGTTCTAATTAACGTTTTAATGTTATGTTCAAAGAATGTTTTAAGGATGTTTATTGTTTCAAATAATGTTCCCATAAGGTTAAATTACGTTTTAACTGCTCTTCTGAGGATGTTCTCAGGACGTTGTTGAGGTCAGATATTATAGAAAGATCTTTTATAAAACATCCCACAATGTTACTTGATAACAAAGGAAGAACATTCTCACTGCAACATTCGGAAAATGTTTTGAGAATGTTTGAGGAAGGTTGTCACCAAACATTTTTAGGATGTTTTTAGAGATGTTTTAGGAACCTTCTGggaaccaaaacaaaacttccCACTGAACACATTATTAGAACATTTTTAGAACAAACCCAAACCAGAAAAAGTTGGAACCACAGCTGTAGAGGCTTTAAATTAAGTTGTGTCTTATTATCATCTTATTACcaaattgtattttttcccTCTGGAATTTCTAGTTTCTTCTCCAATCTACCAACTTTCCTTTATAAATACTGCAGCTGTGTATTTACTGTTATTGTCTCCTCTAATCAGGACTTTGGGTCTGTGTGACGGAGGGATAAAATTTATCATTAAAGATATTATTCGATCCCCAAATTCCTGATTCAGTTCTTTTATTGTCACTTTACTGCAATAATCTTTCTTCACCTTTACAGCcaataacaaacacatttagtttgtacttttctttttttattattgcaaacattgtatgtatgtactgtacgtgCATGTGTTAAGAGTGTGAGTGTGGTTTGGGGGTTATGTGGCCCTGCTGAGTCCGTGCCACAGTTTAACCGGCTCCTGCGGCGTGTTGACCATGTCCATCCAGTGCTGCAGCTGCGGGCCCCTTGCGTACATGAAGGGACCCAAAACCAGAACTCCCAGCAGGGTCGGAGGCTCTGGGACACACATGAACATGGGTGAATACACAGCTGACCTCTGTCTCAGCTCGTCTTCTCTCATCTATTCACATTAACACTGAAGCTTATATTGCAAGTCAATTGATCAGATTAACACGGTTTCTTTAAATTAACCATCATGAAACGGTTAAAGGTTTAATAAATCAAGAGTCTCAATCCTTAACCTCCTTTTTTAAGTGCAGCggaacacaacaaaaataaaaagttatccTCTGAACTATAAACTGTAATAATATTTCACGTCTACCTCTGTTTATCAATTTGATGTTGATAACATTAACTGGCAAACTGAGgaagaaaactgtgaaactgGTTTGTAATATGGTGCAAGAGATCCTTTATAGATGTGCTGTcatctttatttacagtattacaACAAGTGGAAACCTCTGTTAggtaaattgttgtttttttttattcaaaaatgtgaataatCTTCTTTGCTTGTTTACTGGAATTCACCTAAAACCAAATCTCTTTTCAGCATTATAATCTCTGTGTCTGTAAGTCAACCTGAAGAAGATCTGATTACCTGCAGTAGCATTTaatcaaataatgttttttttttaacgttttGTTTGGATGATATTTGATTGAATTTGTGTGATATACTGTACGGTATGTTGTCAGATGTGGAGAAAATTGACACATAATGACATTAAATTACCACATGaaccaaaaaaaaggaaatataaactcagaaagaaaagaaaaaacctttAACAGCCCTGAACTCTCACTGGGACCAAAGTTGATGATATTACCAccaaaaattaacattttgccCAATTCTTATCTGGTTAGTTTAAAATCCAAAAGGCAGTTTTGTACAGTAAGTTTCACCTGAGCTGACGTCATGTGGCTGCTGCAGCTCAAACCTCAGACAGGCCTCATCCAGGTGCTGGGGTCGCAGTTTAAAGGTCATCCTGTGGTCGAAGTAGTGATCCGTTTCACCCTTCACCACACAGCTGCGCTTGATCTTCACCACCCGAGTGTGTATTTGTAAGCTCACCTGGACGCACACAcctgggaaacacacacacacacagatgccgTATTATCATGCTTACACTGTCACTCCACTGTTCATATTTTGACTCGTTGTTCTACCTGCGTCTGAGAGCAGCTGCAGGCCTCGAGCCCTCAGAACCACCACAGAGAGGCGCTGCAGAGCCGGACTGTAGCTGAGAGAAACCTGCACGTCACCCAGCTCTGAACACTGACACAGATTTGAAGAGGACAGACTAATTATGAGCTTACATGCCAAAATCTGTGCGCATGCAtgcttcctgtgtgtgtgttgtcgtGCACCTGAGTGTCGTCCTCAGTCTCCAGGTCTCTCCAGAGCACCCTGCCGGCCTGACCAAGCTCCCCCTCTAGAGGAAACAGCACCCTGCCCACCGCGTGGCGTTTGCCGTCTTGCACCACACtcagcacgcacacactcagGGTGCTCTGAGGCACGCACACTCCTGACACCTGTGGAGGGAACAtacagaaagagagtgagagttGGAGATTTTCTAGATTTTTCTCACTGTCTCATGTGCAGATAATTTCACAAAATAACAagataatttcacttttttgtggaaaaagcaTATCAGACAAAAATTCAACATCTTAAAACAGGTCTAGAGGTGAATTTTAAGTATTTGTTCATGTGTCTctgaggtttgtttgtgtgtgtgtcagttaattCAAAACTTTTGTGTCCTTGCCTGGAAAACGAAGCAGTCGTTGAACTCCGGGTCGGGCCCTGTGCCTCTGGCTTTGGCCTGGCGGGGCCGCCGGTCGTCAGGGAGAAGCCGGAGCTCCACCAGCGTGACGTTGCCGTGAAAACGGGGAGGGAGGTTGCCGAGGCGGAGCAAGGAGACCATGAGCTGTTCGCTGCTGTGTCGATACTCCACGGAGAAGCAGAGACGTGTGGCCATGCCGGGAGGAGGCGCCACCACCTCGttcagaggaggagcagagtaCAGACTGGCCAGCAGCGTCCCTACAGGGTACCAACCtgacagaaacataaata
This sequence is a window from Thunnus albacares chromosome 20, fThuAlb1.1, whole genome shotgun sequence. Protein-coding genes within it:
- the nat9 gene encoding N-acetyltransferase 9; its protein translation is MRINENTLLEGHKVVLVPYNTEHVPRYHEWMKSPELQQLTASEPLTLEQEYDMQRSWREDNDKCTFIILDKQRWADSSVKEEQCMMGDVNIFLTDPSDPSLAELEIMIAEPSYRGKGIGKEVTCMMMCYGVTKLGIKKFQAKIGLDNEVSIAMFKKLHFHEESVCQVFKEVTLEMTVDESVRTRLLDDVTYMKERDYRQTCSNKQEVISQ
- the syt15 gene encoding synaptotagmin-15, with the translated sequence MADQKLLLAVGVSVVLLVLLLLLGLMVYYLCRRKDQRQYQELLSTVPSVPACSAPVILVSQGSWATPNEVPFTLPPRFMTRNRDNLKTEEKVEELEEMKMEPRRDILAHRGSLSVRSWYPVGTLLASLYSAPPLNEVVAPPPGMATRLCFSVEYRHSSEQLMVSLLRLGNLPPRFHGNVTLVELRLLPDDRRPRQAKARGTGPDPEFNDCFVFQVSGVCVPQSTLSVCVLSVVQDGKRHAVGRVLFPLEGELGQAGRVLWRDLETEDDTQCSELGDVQVSLSYSPALQRLSVVVLRARGLQLLSDAGVCVQVSLQIHTRVVKIKRSCVVKGETDHYFDHRMTFKLRPQHLDEACLRFELQQPHDVSSEPPTLLGVLVLGPFMYARGPQLQHWMDMVNTPQEPVKLWHGLSRAT